In the Flagellimonas sp. HMM57 genome, one interval contains:
- a CDS encoding LacI family DNA-binding transcriptional regulator: MQKRVSLKDIAKKAGVSIATVSYVLSKQKNSGVSQEVSDKIRKIAKELNYRPNQIAKSLQSGKSHTIGLIVADISNPFFAQIARIVEDEAKKNGYTVIFGSSDEKASKSGDLIKFLLNRQVDGFIIAPSEASENQLQQLKEQKVPFVLIDRYFPDIETNFVAIDNQKAAFDAVNRLKKNGKKRIGMIAYDTQLHHMKERVRGFKNAITAEEYQETLLQKVEFSKIKEGVPKAIEALLGNENSVDAIFFATNTLGITGLKYLNERNINVPEDVAVIVFDESEAFDFFYCPLTYVKQPLPDLAKKAVNVLVEEITKPSKNVSKINLDAELIVGNSCR; the protein is encoded by the coding sequence ATGCAGAAAAGGGTTTCGCTAAAAGATATTGCAAAAAAAGCAGGAGTTTCCATTGCCACGGTATCTTATGTGCTGTCCAAACAAAAAAATAGTGGCGTTAGCCAAGAGGTTTCGGATAAGATCAGAAAAATAGCTAAAGAACTTAACTATAGGCCCAACCAGATTGCCAAAAGTCTTCAGAGTGGCAAAAGCCATACCATTGGATTGATTGTAGCCGATATTTCCAATCCTTTTTTTGCCCAGATTGCAAGAATTGTAGAAGACGAAGCAAAAAAAAATGGGTATACCGTAATCTTTGGAAGCTCGGACGAAAAAGCTTCAAAATCGGGAGACCTAATAAAATTTTTGTTGAACAGGCAAGTGGACGGTTTTATCATTGCACCTTCAGAAGCTTCGGAAAATCAATTACAACAATTAAAGGAACAAAAAGTACCTTTTGTACTGATTGATCGTTATTTCCCGGATATAGAAACCAATTTTGTCGCAATAGACAATCAAAAAGCTGCTTTTGATGCCGTTAACCGATTAAAAAAAAATGGAAAAAAACGGATTGGTATGATTGCTTATGATACGCAATTGCATCATATGAAAGAACGGGTAAGGGGTTTTAAAAATGCTATAACAGCCGAAGAATACCAAGAAACATTGCTTCAAAAGGTCGAGTTTTCAAAGATTAAGGAAGGCGTTCCAAAAGCCATTGAAGCATTATTGGGAAATGAAAATTCTGTAGATGCCATTTTTTTTGCGACCAACACTTTGGGCATAACGGGCCTAAAGTATCTTAACGAGCGCAACATAAACGTTCCCGAAGACGTTGCTGTTATCGTTTTTGATGAAAGTGAAGCATTTGATTTCTTTTATTGTCCATTGACCTATGTGAAACAACCTTTACCAGATTTAGCCAAAAAAGCGGTAAATGTACTTGTGGAGGAGATAACCAAACCAAGTAAGAACGTATCCAAAATAAATCTGGATGCCGAATTGATTGTGGGGAATTCTTGTAGATAG